CGAGGAGCTGCCCAACGGCAAGACGGTTCGCATCGGCGAGCTGGGCAGCTTCCGCCTCTCGTTCGGTTCCAAACAATTGGACGACCCCAAGAATTTCTCTGTAGATCAGATCCAGAAGCACAGGCTCGTCTTCATCCCCTCGGCAGAGCTCAAGAGCATCCCCGCACGCGGCAAACTCCGCCCGGGGTCTTCAGCCCTGGCCTTCGACTACGAGCGTGTGGAGCCGCAGCCTAAGAAGAAACCCGGCACAGGCGACAATCAGACGCCCTCTCCCTCCACACCCGGCGGTGGCGGCGGACAGGGAGGCACCGGCGGCGGACTGTAACGAATCATCACACGGCAAAATACAGTTTGGAAATGTTTCGGATAAGTAGACTTGGCATTGTATTGCTTGTTTCTCTGATTGCTTGTAATCTTTCGAAAGCACAGAATACGACTAAAGACTTGATCAACCTGTCTATAAAGTATTTAGAACAGAACGATAGTACTGCTTTCAGAAAGACTTATCAGGATATTTTCATGCAGTACGTTACTGAAGCTTTATGCGCTCCCTTTGACAAAGCCATTCAGGATCGGGATCAAACATATATCCAAGCCCGGTTGGATAGTTTGACATCCGATCCTGAAGAGGATGCCTTTACCTATCATCTTCTCTCAAAGCCCGAA
This genomic stretch from Porphyromonas gingivalis ATCC 33277 harbors:
- a CDS encoding HU family DNA-binding protein → MSLKYVIKKSVAKIGPKAGQTIYYAQPAAQDSVTFHSLCKRIAEESALTSADVKGILDRLVNILSEELPNGKTVRIGELGSFRLSFGSKQLDDPKNFSVDQIQKHRLVFIPSAELKSIPARGKLRPGSSALAFDYERVEPQPKKKPGTGDNQTPSPSTPGGGGGQGGTGGGL